In Hahella sp. KA22, one genomic interval encodes:
- a CDS encoding DUF962 domain-containing protein, whose amino-acid sequence MKTLSEHLTQYAAYHRDRRNIATHFIGIPMIVLSIATLLSRTSFELFGLATTPAMIVVIASLIFYLVLDFAFALLMAVLYALTLWGAAALAVQSQMVWLSTGIGLFVVGWVFQFVGHYYEGRKPAFVDDLSGLIIGPLFVAAEACFYFGLRREVLLSIEEKVGPTLIRDMSATDTDSKRLHES is encoded by the coding sequence ATGAAAACACTGTCCGAGCATTTGACCCAGTATGCGGCTTATCACCGTGACCGCCGCAATATCGCCACCCATTTTATCGGCATTCCCATGATAGTGCTGTCCATCGCTACGCTGCTGTCGCGGACGAGCTTCGAGCTGTTTGGGTTAGCGACGACGCCGGCGATGATCGTGGTGATCGCCTCGTTGATTTTTTATCTGGTGTTGGATTTTGCCTTTGCGTTGTTGATGGCGGTTTTGTATGCCCTGACATTGTGGGGCGCCGCTGCGCTGGCGGTGCAATCTCAGATGGTGTGGTTGAGCACGGGCATCGGGCTGTTTGTGGTGGGCTGGGTGTTTCAGTTCGTCGGCCATTACTACGAAGGGCGTAAACCTGCGTTTGTGGACGATCTGAGTGGTTTGATCATCGGACCGTTGTTCGTGGCGGCGGAAGCCTGTTTCTACTTCGGTTTGCGGCGGGAAGTTCTGCTCTCCATCGAAGAAAAAGTTGGCCCGACGCTGATACGCGATATGAGCGCGACCGATACCGACAGCAAGCGTTTGCATGAATCTTGA
- a CDS encoding carbohydrate-binding domain-containing protein, which yields MAFVQDNKERPRRHAARAGLFMLSALSAAMAHADVGALLWEEDFDSLNPSVWNVDEGDGCPSLCGWGNQELQWYAKDNLSIEEIPAEPGNHALVIEARRQDVGGKAFTSGKITTKDAVSVRYGMIEIRMQAPEVGVGLWPAAWMLGTSTANWPAKGEIDIMEMGHSAAGRKNAGHDGAPINNYVGSNLIFYADSACVPENPSCAASTAWNTDNAYVAPTPLSNRFVTYRLYWTESQIRFAIVDNGQEHDLYDNPIPIGGEAEEFQAPFYFLLNLAVGGNFTDAHDNGQVSAPLPGKMLVDYIRVYELDGQGEVKLGRPGPETGTFGVFTDESATTNKLEAGSSSDIYVWDQTTSGGSEAPYEGEKVISWKAKANTWFGGGIQARQPVNLSKFDEGELKFRIKIPADVSFRIGVTDTHTNQNWLDFPAFEDKYGLTRNGEWGEVSIPVSELRGPLIDLRSIQYPFAILSKDGQLPGADFAFAIDDILWTGGGGPVVVDSDNDGVNDNEDMCPGTPAGTPVGADGCPLEQDADGDGVEDSIDQCPNTPAGAEVDEVGCQIIVTDKVKVQAEDYSAFYDTTPGNNGGAYREDEVDIETTSDVDGGYNIGWTDANEWLEYSVTLGQGQYSLDARVASLVGNGKYAVFIDGDLVGSKTVDATGGWQQFVTQEVGSFSVERGQHTMRVELYGGELNLNWMEIRSMDVIDSDGDGVKDERDLCPGTPAGDEVDENGCTVVRTENVIVQAEDYDAYYDTTPGNQGGAHRNDDVDIEVSGDIDGGHNVGWIAGSEWLEYNVTLGAGEYDLTARVASAVGGGRFRVLVDGTEVGQGSVVNTGGWQSYRTLPIGTFSVDQGEHRVRVEASVGEFNLNWLNILTHSDADSDNDGVADNLDQCPNTPAGTQVDATGCPVGGQGDSVRVMTFNVRTEQANDPGERNWSQRKGEVVRTIQRQNPELLGLQEPTGGQYDFIKNTLGANWGATSYRQILYRSDLYTYVDGGLIDLVADVWGPRSAEWAKMRRNADGRELVFINTHWGVDGNSQQGSANILRDRLGEVNQNWSMPTVLLGDLNASPGSGPVNTLVNQTPLSSFFTGGTFNGWNVQPGPQLDHVVGSGVSAVGCALEKYREGDYPPSDHYPIACELRLQ from the coding sequence ATGGCGTTTGTACAGGACAACAAGGAGCGGCCACGCCGTCATGCAGCCAGAGCCGGGCTGTTTATGCTGTCGGCGCTGTCCGCGGCCATGGCGCACGCGGATGTCGGCGCGTTGTTGTGGGAAGAAGATTTTGACTCGTTGAATCCCTCCGTCTGGAATGTCGACGAGGGCGATGGCTGTCCGAGCCTGTGCGGTTGGGGCAACCAGGAATTGCAATGGTACGCCAAGGACAATCTGTCCATCGAAGAGATTCCTGCAGAGCCAGGCAATCATGCGCTGGTGATTGAAGCCCGCCGCCAGGATGTCGGCGGCAAAGCCTTTACGTCAGGTAAAATCACCACCAAAGACGCCGTCTCCGTTCGCTACGGCATGATCGAAATCCGCATGCAGGCGCCGGAAGTCGGCGTTGGCCTGTGGCCAGCGGCCTGGATGCTGGGGACCAGCACCGCTAATTGGCCGGCCAAAGGCGAAATCGATATCATGGAAATGGGCCACAGCGCGGCGGGACGCAAGAACGCCGGCCACGACGGCGCCCCTATCAATAACTACGTCGGCTCCAACCTGATTTTCTATGCGGACTCAGCCTGTGTGCCGGAAAATCCCTCCTGCGCCGCCAGCACCGCCTGGAACACTGACAACGCCTATGTGGCGCCGACCCCGTTGAGTAATCGCTTCGTTACTTATCGTCTCTACTGGACGGAGTCTCAGATCCGCTTCGCTATCGTGGATAATGGTCAAGAGCACGACTTGTACGACAACCCGATTCCCATTGGCGGAGAGGCGGAAGAATTCCAGGCGCCGTTCTACTTCCTGTTGAATCTGGCGGTGGGCGGCAACTTCACTGACGCTCACGACAATGGCCAGGTTTCCGCGCCGCTGCCGGGCAAAATGCTGGTGGACTACATCCGCGTGTATGAGCTGGATGGGCAAGGCGAAGTCAAGCTCGGCCGTCCTGGTCCGGAAACCGGAACCTTCGGCGTATTTACCGATGAAAGCGCCACCACCAACAAACTCGAAGCTGGCTCTTCTTCCGATATCTATGTGTGGGACCAAACCACTTCCGGCGGCTCGGAAGCGCCTTATGAAGGCGAAAAAGTCATCTCCTGGAAAGCCAAGGCCAACACCTGGTTTGGCGGCGGCATTCAGGCGCGGCAGCCGGTCAATCTGAGCAAGTTTGACGAAGGCGAGCTGAAATTCCGCATCAAGATTCCCGCCGACGTTTCTTTCCGCATCGGCGTGACAGACACCCATACCAACCAGAACTGGCTGGATTTCCCCGCTTTTGAAGACAAATACGGCCTGACCCGTAACGGTGAGTGGGGCGAAGTCAGCATCCCTGTGTCAGAGCTGCGCGGCCCGCTGATTGACCTGCGCTCTATCCAATATCCTTTCGCTATTCTGAGCAAAGACGGTCAATTGCCGGGAGCGGACTTCGCTTTCGCCATTGACGATATTCTCTGGACAGGCGGAGGCGGTCCCGTAGTGGTGGACAGCGATAACGATGGCGTCAACGACAATGAGGACATGTGTCCCGGCACGCCGGCGGGTACGCCAGTCGGCGCCGACGGTTGCCCCTTGGAGCAGGACGCGGACGGCGATGGTGTGGAGGACAGCATTGATCAGTGTCCCAACACGCCGGCGGGCGCTGAAGTGGATGAGGTAGGTTGTCAGATCATCGTCACCGACAAGGTGAAAGTGCAGGCGGAAGACTACAGCGCCTTCTACGACACCACCCCGGGCAACAACGGCGGCGCTTATCGTGAGGACGAGGTTGATATCGAGACAACCTCTGACGTGGACGGCGGTTACAACATCGGCTGGACCGACGCCAACGAGTGGCTGGAGTACAGCGTCACTCTGGGGCAGGGGCAATACAGCCTCGACGCTCGCGTCGCCTCCCTGGTGGGCAACGGCAAATACGCGGTATTCATTGACGGGGATTTGGTTGGCTCAAAAACGGTCGACGCCACTGGCGGCTGGCAGCAGTTCGTGACTCAGGAGGTAGGCAGCTTCAGCGTCGAACGCGGGCAGCACACAATGCGGGTTGAACTGTATGGCGGCGAGCTGAATCTTAACTGGATGGAAATTCGCTCCATGGATGTCATTGACAGCGATGGCGACGGAGTCAAGGACGAGCGGGACCTGTGCCCAGGCACGCCCGCTGGCGACGAGGTGGACGAGAACGGCTGTACGGTCGTGCGTACTGAAAATGTCATCGTGCAGGCGGAAGACTATGACGCTTACTACGACACCACGCCGGGCAATCAGGGCGGCGCTCACCGGAATGACGACGTGGACATCGAAGTCAGCGGCGATATCGACGGCGGCCACAACGTAGGGTGGATCGCCGGCTCAGAATGGCTGGAATACAACGTGACTCTGGGCGCCGGCGAGTATGACCTGACGGCCCGCGTCGCCTCCGCCGTGGGCGGCGGTCGCTTCCGCGTGCTGGTGGATGGAACGGAAGTGGGACAGGGTTCGGTCGTCAATACTGGAGGCTGGCAGTCCTATCGCACGCTCCCCATTGGAACCTTCTCCGTGGATCAGGGCGAGCATCGCGTGCGGGTGGAGGCGAGCGTCGGCGAGTTCAATCTGAACTGGCTGAATATCCTCACTCATAGCGATGCGGACAGCGACAATGACGGCGTCGCCGATAATCTGGATCAATGCCCCAATACGCCTGCGGGAACGCAGGTGGACGCCACCGGCTGTCCAGTTGGCGGACAGGGCGACAGCGTTCGCGTGATGACGTTCAACGTTCGCACGGAGCAGGCGAACGACCCGGGCGAACGCAACTGGAGTCAACGCAAGGGGGAGGTCGTGCGTACGATTCAGCGCCAGAACCCGGAGTTACTGGGGCTGCAGGAGCCAACTGGCGGACAGTATGACTTCATCAAAAACACCCTGGGCGCGAATTGGGGTGCCACCAGCTACCGTCAAATTCTCTATCGCTCCGACCTCTACACCTATGTGGACGGCGGCCTGATTGATCTGGTGGCGGATGTGTGGGGGCCACGCAGCGCGGAGTGGGCGAAAATGCGCCGCAACGCCGATGGCCGTGAGCTGGTGTTCATCAATACGCACTGGGGCGTGGATGGTAATTCCCAGCAGGGCTCCGCCAATATCCTGAGAGATCGTCTGGGTGAGGTGAATCAGAACTGGAGCATGCCGACAGTGCTGTTGGGCGATCTCAACGCGTCACCCGGCAGCGGGCCGGTGAATACCCTGGTGAATCAGACCCCGTTGTCGAGTTTCTTCACTGGCGGCACGTTCAACGGCTGGAATGTACAGCCCGGACCTCAGCTTGATCATGTTGTCGGTTCCGGCGTCAGTGCGGTGGGCTGCGCTTTAGAGAAATATCGTGAAGGGGATTATCCGCCTTCAGATCATTATCCGATCGCTTGTGAGCTGCGTTTGCAGTAA
- a CDS encoding tetratricopeptide repeat protein, protein MRDTRKAFKHLPSVCPWLFSILINVLWVANLQAVDFDTFKQEAEKAGAVYIAYSDGAEFHQLFVEGKASEAIHRLQSLTPDDAKSVYDYFILGNMLYQLDPNVSYSYMIRAERLEPDNPLILYERGMHEHRNSQFQSALRYYERLVRARPQGLNPIAWAYITHAYLMQGDVDKAFDAWRKSDFSEHHIAIEKGMYTLFSDSHQEARREAFIRDIEAGAADKLCDLWALDSNWEIDWWNQRPKEDYLAFDRALIGRTVTDANSPQAAQLRLCQDIDRLSKEELLQRLQALKISPPDNQLPVSATLIRKIFTQLTTLKAATPNQLFDRYGAQLKSYAAQFPQEPLYYDLLGFLYANAGKSDALKEVDEYGWKILKKEKFANSYVVGLGRENKAFIPTLNEALREFPNSTFLNTIYLQFGEKNKQTLARYVASQFSNVSGSTYRLSDYMASLQYEIENL, encoded by the coding sequence ATGAGAGATACCAGAAAAGCGTTCAAGCATTTACCTTCTGTCTGTCCATGGTTGTTTTCCATTCTGATCAACGTTTTGTGGGTGGCGAATCTGCAGGCGGTTGATTTCGATACGTTCAAGCAGGAAGCGGAGAAGGCGGGGGCGGTGTATATCGCCTATTCTGACGGAGCTGAATTTCATCAGCTTTTTGTCGAGGGGAAAGCCAGTGAGGCGATACATCGCCTGCAGAGCCTGACCCCGGACGACGCCAAGTCCGTCTATGATTATTTCATTCTCGGCAACATGCTTTACCAGCTCGATCCGAACGTCAGCTACAGCTATATGATTCGCGCCGAGCGCCTGGAGCCGGACAATCCCTTGATCCTCTATGAACGGGGCATGCATGAACATCGCAACAGCCAATTCCAAAGTGCGCTGCGTTACTACGAAAGACTGGTCAGGGCCAGACCGCAGGGTCTGAATCCCATCGCTTGGGCGTATATCACCCATGCCTATCTGATGCAGGGAGACGTGGATAAAGCGTTCGACGCCTGGCGCAAATCTGACTTTAGCGAGCATCATATCGCCATAGAAAAAGGCATGTATACGCTGTTCTCCGATAGCCATCAGGAGGCGCGCCGGGAGGCGTTTATTCGGGACATTGAGGCGGGAGCGGCGGATAAGTTGTGCGACCTGTGGGCGTTGGATTCGAACTGGGAAATAGACTGGTGGAATCAGCGTCCGAAAGAAGATTATCTGGCGTTCGACAGGGCTTTAATCGGCAGGACGGTGACGGACGCCAACTCGCCGCAAGCGGCGCAACTGCGTTTGTGTCAGGACATCGACCGGCTCTCGAAAGAGGAGCTGCTACAAAGGCTGCAGGCGCTGAAAATTTCTCCGCCTGATAATCAATTGCCTGTTTCCGCAACACTGATCCGCAAGATTTTCACACAATTGACCACGTTGAAGGCGGCGACGCCCAACCAGCTTTTCGACAGGTACGGCGCGCAACTGAAAAGCTACGCGGCGCAGTTTCCTCAAGAGCCCCTGTATTACGATCTGCTGGGTTTCTTGTACGCCAATGCGGGCAAGAGCGACGCACTGAAAGAAGTGGACGAATACGGCTGGAAAATTCTCAAGAAGGAGAAGTTCGCCAACAGTTATGTGGTCGGTCTGGGGCGGGAAAACAAGGCTTTTATTCCCACTCTCAATGAAGCCCTGCGCGAATTCCCCAATAGCACGTTCCTGAATACGATCTATCTGCAATTCGGCGAAAAGAACAAGCAGACTCTGGCGCGCTACGTGGCGTCCCAGTTCAGCAATGTCAGCGGCTCAACCTATCGTTTGAGCGATTATATGGCGAGCCTGCAGTACGAGATTGAGAACCTGTAG
- a CDS encoding glycosyltransferase family 4 protein has translation MQPLRLSPESSMTPKTVLLALDSRGYGGIETHISHLAPGLQAHGVNVILALLADYGAHPLEQQLAASGVPTVKLKRGLRELIHLLNSTSADVLHTHGYKAGVMGRLAGAATGAPCVSTFHNGDRGAGKLWFYTLIDKLSAGLSTNICVSRDIQQRLRPWASDLVNNFIDAPVLDLPWENQQKRVLFVGRLEKEKGPSLFLDIAARLPETEFHMYGSGSLEPTLRARAPDNLTLHGSEPDQQKIWRNADELLITSNTEGLPYAALEAMSRGIAVFSTAVGDLPQLIDHGENGFICAGAADAFANAIERWRTQTLYERRRLRIAAANRVASQYSAAACIPKLLSIYEKACAV, from the coding sequence ATGCAACCGTTACGTCTCAGTCCGGAAAGCTCAATGACGCCTAAAACTGTCCTGCTAGCCCTGGACAGCCGTGGCTACGGCGGCATAGAAACGCATATCTCGCACCTCGCCCCCGGCTTACAGGCCCATGGCGTCAATGTGATTTTAGCGTTGCTGGCGGACTACGGCGCGCATCCACTGGAACAGCAACTCGCCGCGAGTGGCGTTCCGACGGTGAAACTAAAACGGGGCTTGCGGGAGCTGATTCACCTGCTGAATTCGACGTCCGCCGATGTTCTGCATACCCACGGCTACAAGGCGGGCGTCATGGGTCGTCTGGCCGGCGCCGCAACCGGTGCGCCATGCGTCTCGACGTTCCACAACGGCGATCGCGGCGCTGGCAAGCTCTGGTTTTATACGTTGATTGATAAGCTAAGCGCTGGCCTCTCCACCAACATTTGCGTCAGTCGCGACATTCAGCAACGACTGCGTCCCTGGGCCAGCGATCTGGTCAACAATTTTATCGACGCGCCGGTGCTGGACCTGCCCTGGGAGAACCAGCAAAAACGAGTCCTGTTTGTAGGCAGACTGGAGAAGGAGAAAGGGCCTTCCCTCTTTCTCGATATCGCCGCCCGCCTTCCCGAGACGGAATTCCATATGTACGGCTCTGGTTCGCTGGAACCCACGCTCCGAGCACGGGCGCCAGACAACCTGACGCTACATGGTAGCGAGCCGGACCAACAGAAAATCTGGCGTAACGCCGATGAGCTGTTGATCACGTCCAATACGGAAGGCCTGCCTTATGCAGCTCTGGAAGCCATGTCCCGCGGCATTGCGGTTTTTTCCACCGCCGTCGGCGACCTGCCCCAGCTGATAGATCATGGTGAGAACGGGTTTATTTGCGCCGGCGCCGCGGACGCCTTCGCTAACGCTATTGAAAGGTGGCGAACACAAACGCTTTATGAGCGCCGTCGCCTGCGTATCGCCGCAGCCAATCGCGTCGCGAGCCAGTACAGCGCCGCGGCCTGCATTCCTAAACTGCTTTCCATTTACGAAAAGGCCTGCGCTGTTTAG
- a CDS encoding glutathione S-transferase family protein: MIKLHHLNKSRSRRIIWLLEEIGQPYSVIPYQRDKTTSLAPPELTQIHPLGKSPVIEIDDIVLPESGAITEFLIERYAAEKLAPARDSKSFAEYLYWIHFAESSAILPLLLKLFLDMDGTETRFLQGYAQSEIGKVIGHLERSLEGKDYLVDNRLTGADIMMSFILDFLQRSGAMTKYPNIQRYQSVLEKHASYQAALEIEAKYDAE; this comes from the coding sequence ATGATCAAACTGCACCACCTCAACAAATCCCGCTCCCGCCGCATTATCTGGCTACTGGAGGAAATCGGTCAGCCTTATAGCGTGATCCCCTATCAGCGGGATAAAACTACATCTCTGGCGCCACCGGAATTGACTCAGATTCATCCTCTGGGCAAATCTCCAGTGATTGAGATAGATGACATTGTGCTGCCGGAATCCGGCGCCATTACCGAGTTTCTGATTGAGCGCTACGCTGCGGAGAAACTGGCTCCGGCGCGGGACAGCAAATCATTCGCGGAGTACCTGTACTGGATTCATTTCGCGGAAAGCTCAGCGATTCTGCCGTTATTGCTGAAGCTGTTTCTGGATATGGACGGGACTGAAACCCGCTTCCTGCAGGGATACGCGCAGTCCGAAATCGGCAAGGTGATCGGACACCTGGAGCGCTCTCTGGAAGGCAAAGACTATCTGGTGGATAACCGGCTCACTGGCGCGGATATCATGATGTCTTTCATTTTGGATTTCCTGCAGCGCAGCGGCGCGATGACCAAATATCCCAATATTCAACGCTATCAGTCTGTGCTGGAAAAACACGCCAGCTATCAGGCCGCGTTGGAAATTGAGGCGAAGTACGACGCAGAGTAG
- a CDS encoding S8 family serine peptidase, translated as MRKYLCSAGVALFPCLLPLSTVVWAEPEAPPVKAVLVKYKSDALAHGVRRVAPLAGVNAADPVTRDGALVRYDLNGMTPEAAVAHFAADPAVAYAEPDYPLRMDATPDDPALTKQWALFNVDDRNNDIRALDAWNLQTGDTHVLLGMIDSGVDYRHEDLQVNLWINPGEIPNNGRDDDGNGYVDDIYGVNVVNRSGDPMDANKHGTHVAGIMAAVGDNGLGGVGVNWRGALVTCAFIDEDGFGYTSDAIACMDYMVDLKRRGEALAAINNSWGGGAPGQAMEEAIQRVEAAGVLMVFSAGNDGRNNDHYGHFPSNYDNPAIVSVASTDREGELSGFSNYGLEKVHIAAPGSDIYSTLPNHAYGSLSGTSMAAPMITGTLGLMAAHNPDLDAQALKQALLDGADQVAALQGKIPDGRRLNLEKALLAADDRPGFRIAPETDVVDIPQGEMRSLTARLQPLFDWSGMADLSVSQPQAGVYVQLPRALQANESGDMTFSVGAETPVGRYFVELKGVESDKASQPFKSAKRITVNVLPQGTRDFDYANGAATPIPDHNSRGLWSPMLVSENLNLWDASVSLDISHPWRGDLLVNLLSPDGRSFRLRERGGLTEDDLVRSYRLPQMRNIPSQGLWFLQVIDASPFQEGVLNHWEMRLRGQPQAAAELTERIVEIGDVTLPKGETTEVLLPQHAVGKVKGVSVDLAISGAWLGGYKVTLLSPAGTAYVLHDKNGSFNDYDLQLADHFITDFHDENAAGAWKIQVARIGLDDKALLRHGAIKLYIAPD; from the coding sequence ATGCGTAAATATCTTTGCAGCGCCGGGGTGGCGCTGTTTCCCTGTTTATTGCCCTTGTCCACTGTCGTCTGGGCGGAACCGGAAGCGCCGCCAGTGAAAGCGGTGCTGGTGAAATACAAAAGCGACGCCTTGGCCCATGGAGTCCGGCGCGTTGCGCCGTTGGCGGGCGTCAACGCCGCTGATCCGGTCACCCGGGATGGCGCCCTGGTGCGTTACGATCTCAATGGCATGACGCCGGAAGCGGCGGTGGCGCACTTCGCTGCGGACCCCGCTGTGGCCTACGCCGAGCCGGATTACCCATTGCGCATGGACGCAACGCCGGACGATCCCGCGTTGACTAAGCAATGGGCCCTGTTCAACGTCGATGACCGCAACAACGACATTCGCGCGTTGGACGCCTGGAACCTGCAAACCGGAGACACGCATGTGCTGCTGGGCATGATCGACAGCGGCGTGGATTATCGACATGAGGATTTGCAGGTCAACCTGTGGATCAACCCTGGCGAAATCCCCAATAACGGTCGTGATGACGATGGCAATGGTTACGTGGACGATATCTACGGCGTTAATGTGGTTAACCGTTCCGGCGATCCGATGGACGCCAACAAACACGGCACCCATGTCGCCGGCATCATGGCGGCGGTGGGCGATAATGGCCTGGGCGGCGTCGGCGTCAACTGGCGCGGCGCGTTGGTCACCTGCGCCTTTATCGACGAAGATGGCTTTGGTTATACCTCCGACGCCATCGCCTGCATGGACTACATGGTGGATCTCAAGCGTCGCGGCGAAGCGCTGGCGGCGATCAATAACAGTTGGGGCGGCGGCGCGCCGGGGCAGGCGATGGAAGAGGCGATCCAACGTGTAGAAGCCGCAGGCGTGCTGATGGTGTTCTCCGCCGGCAATGACGGTCGCAACAATGATCACTATGGGCACTTTCCCTCCAATTACGATAATCCCGCCATTGTCTCGGTGGCCAGCACGGATCGGGAAGGGGAGTTGTCCGGCTTTTCCAATTACGGGCTGGAGAAAGTGCATATCGCAGCGCCGGGCTCGGATATCTATTCCACCTTGCCCAATCACGCCTACGGCTCCCTCAGCGGCACCTCCATGGCGGCGCCGATGATCACTGGAACCCTGGGGCTGATGGCGGCGCATAACCCTGATCTGGACGCACAAGCGCTGAAACAGGCGTTGCTGGATGGCGCCGACCAAGTGGCGGCGTTGCAAGGCAAGATTCCCGACGGGCGTCGTCTGAATCTGGAAAAAGCCCTGCTGGCGGCGGATGATCGACCGGGCTTTCGCATCGCCCCGGAAACGGACGTGGTGGATATTCCCCAGGGCGAGATGCGTTCGTTGACCGCGCGTTTGCAGCCTTTGTTCGACTGGAGCGGTATGGCGGATCTGTCCGTTTCGCAGCCCCAGGCGGGCGTTTACGTACAGCTTCCCCGGGCCTTGCAAGCGAATGAAAGCGGCGATATGACTTTTAGCGTCGGCGCGGAGACGCCGGTGGGACGTTATTTCGTGGAGCTTAAAGGCGTGGAAAGCGACAAGGCGAGCCAGCCCTTCAAAAGCGCCAAGCGCATCACTGTCAATGTGTTGCCGCAAGGAACGCGGGACTTTGATTACGCCAATGGCGCAGCGACGCCGATTCCCGATCATAATTCCCGTGGGCTATGGAGCCCGATGCTGGTGTCTGAGAATCTGAACCTTTGGGACGCGTCGGTGAGTCTGGATATCTCTCATCCCTGGCGCGGCGACTTGCTGGTCAACCTGTTGTCGCCGGACGGGCGGAGCTTCCGTTTGCGGGAGCGGGGCGGCCTGACGGAAGATGATCTGGTGCGCTCCTATCGGCTGCCGCAGATGCGCAATATTCCCTCGCAAGGGCTGTGGTTTCTGCAAGTGATCGATGCGTCGCCGTTTCAGGAAGGCGTGCTGAATCATTGGGAAATGCGATTGCGAGGTCAGCCGCAGGCTGCGGCGGAACTGACGGAGCGTATAGTGGAGATCGGCGACGTCACCTTGCCCAAAGGCGAAACGACAGAAGTGTTGCTGCCGCAACATGCTGTAGGGAAAGTCAAAGGCGTTTCCGTGGATCTCGCCATCAGCGGCGCCTGGCTGGGCGGCTATAAGGTCACTCTGTTGTCCCCGGCGGGCACGGCGTATGTGTTGCATGACAAAAACGGCAGCTTCAATGACTACGACCTGCAACTGGCGGATCATTTCATCACGGATTTCCATGACGAAAACGCCGCCGGCGCCTGGAAAATCCAGGTGGCGCGCATAGGGCTGGACGACAAAGCGCTGCTGCGCCATGGCGCCATCAAGCTCTATATCGCGCCTGACTGA
- a CDS encoding EAL and HDOD domain-containing protein: MEQILLARQPIVDASLEIVGYELLFRSNDPAAGPILDGDKATSVVLLNAFTEKSIQEVTSGHLAFVNFTEQLLMEPPPFPKDLLVIEILESVEPTKEICEAVARLAKRGYTIALDDYDLNSRQEVLLEYASIVKLEFPAIEKGALKGLVDKIRKRKKVRLLAEKIETHDDFEFCLNNGCDLFQGYFFSKPEIVTGRKMPQSKLAVLRLIAMVQNPDASFDQIVKTIASDPPLSVKLLQLINSISFRRPQPIDSIHKAAVLLGLEQLRAWVMLLALSGIEDKPKALIVIALIRARMCEQIAAIIEPDKRDTYFTIGLFSTLDAFFDRTIEEILSKLPLSAMVIDALLKGEGKAGLALITVRLYERCDMQNIPWAQLEELGLSGPAISKLYRDSIVWADERSSLKT; this comes from the coding sequence ATGGAACAGATACTGCTCGCCCGCCAACCTATTGTCGACGCATCGCTGGAAATAGTGGGGTATGAGTTGCTGTTTCGTTCCAATGACCCCGCTGCAGGTCCGATTCTGGATGGCGATAAAGCCACTTCTGTGGTGCTGCTGAATGCGTTTACCGAGAAAAGCATCCAGGAGGTCACCTCTGGCCATCTGGCGTTCGTCAACTTCACTGAACAGTTGTTGATGGAGCCGCCGCCGTTTCCGAAAGACCTGCTGGTGATCGAGATTCTGGAGTCGGTTGAACCCACCAAGGAAATCTGTGAAGCCGTGGCGCGCCTGGCCAAACGCGGTTACACCATCGCCCTGGACGACTACGATCTGAATAGCAGGCAGGAAGTGTTGCTGGAGTACGCCTCTATCGTAAAACTGGAGTTTCCGGCGATTGAGAAGGGGGCGTTGAAAGGCTTGGTGGACAAGATCCGTAAACGTAAGAAAGTGCGTTTGCTGGCGGAAAAAATTGAAACCCACGACGACTTCGAGTTCTGCCTCAATAACGGCTGTGACCTGTTTCAGGGGTATTTCTTCAGCAAGCCGGAGATCGTCACCGGCCGCAAAATGCCCCAGAGCAAGCTGGCGGTGCTGCGTTTGATCGCCATGGTGCAGAATCCAGACGCCTCGTTCGATCAGATCGTGAAAACCATCGCCAGCGATCCGCCCCTGAGCGTCAAGCTGCTGCAACTGATCAACTCCATTTCGTTCCGGCGTCCGCAACCGATTGACTCCATTCACAAGGCGGCGGTGTTGCTTGGATTGGAGCAACTGCGGGCCTGGGTGATGTTGCTGGCGCTGTCCGGCATCGAAGACAAGCCGAAAGCGCTGATTGTCATTGCGCTGATTCGCGCCCGCATGTGTGAACAGATTGCGGCGATCATTGAGCCAGATAAGCGCGACACCTATTTCACTATTGGCCTGTTTTCCACGCTGGATGCGTTCTTTGATCGCACGATCGAGGAAATTCTCAGCAAACTGCCGCTTTCCGCCATGGTGATCGACGCGTTGCTCAAAGGCGAGGGTAAAGCCGGCCTGGCGTTGATTACCGTGCGCCTGTATGAACGCTGCGATATGCAGAATATTCCCTGGGCGCAGCTGGAAGAGCTGGGCTTGAGCGGCCCCGCCATCAGTAAGCTGTACCGCGACAGTATTGTATGGGCGGACGAGCGTTCCAGTCTGAAGACATAG